In a single window of the uncultured Dysgonomonas sp. genome:
- a CDS encoding outer membrane beta-barrel protein, with protein sequence MMRSAIILLFISLFSISLQAIDVKGRIIDVNTKKPVEFVTMVLLKADSTYITGCQTDTLGLFAMAGQFQKQDYLLKASFLGYRTAFIKISNLSSHLDLGDIELTEESKALGEVTVTANRIINKVDRQIILPDSMQIKSSVNAFDLLSNMSLARLNIDPVNQTIKVGNEDVQLRINGVRATVQEVAALRSKDILRVEYFEDPGVRFGNENVGAVVNLIVDRQKDYGGYVSFDGRNAPYTGFGDDNVTFKMNNKASEFGLNYYINYRSYDKRWLEQSELLNFPTNPVSREQKGIEAPMAYQYHRFNLTYNLTSVDKYVLNVAFKNQLYNYDNTTDFNNFYSDRLTPTYSSSKRNGLEYTPALDIYYKQELKNKQSLAVNIVGTYINSDSESNYLESESSVPQTEIYNKIDGNKYSIIGEAVYEKQFENLTFSAGAKHTQGFADNTYRGNTDTKTEMKNSDSYAFAQVQGKIAKKLGYTLGLGGSRIWFKEGENDASFYSMRPSVQLNYPFNDNLSLKYSFVVNNRTPSLGQLSSVEQQVDAYQLSRGNPNLKPSNIYNNKLTLNVNKGFLNISSTFGYMYFDKVIVNTYAIEGDKIVSYSDNHKSQQYLYWSGDVTAKLIKDIWTLTGWFGMQRDIFNANSGMAHTHNSIYGGFRSNVLYKNLSFVVGVNSRYKELWGESIYYGEDWNYVEAGYKHKEAKLSVGMSYPFKDYWSSGSKNISSVKPSKSWIYIKENGHMLYLRFSWNMSFGRKHEAGKKSLDNADTDKGIL encoded by the coding sequence ATGATGAGAAGCGCAATCATTTTATTATTTATTTCCCTCTTTAGTATTTCTTTGCAAGCAATTGACGTGAAAGGACGTATAATCGACGTGAATACAAAGAAGCCAGTCGAGTTTGTAACGATGGTGTTGCTAAAAGCCGACTCTACATATATTACCGGCTGCCAGACCGATACGTTGGGATTATTTGCAATGGCCGGGCAATTTCAGAAACAGGATTATCTCCTGAAAGCATCCTTTCTGGGATACAGGACTGCATTTATAAAGATAAGTAACTTGTCGTCGCATCTCGATTTAGGCGATATCGAACTGACAGAAGAATCGAAAGCATTGGGAGAGGTGACAGTGACAGCCAATAGAATAATAAATAAAGTGGACAGGCAGATAATTCTTCCCGACTCGATGCAGATAAAAAGCTCAGTGAATGCTTTCGACCTACTCAGCAATATGTCTCTTGCCCGCTTGAACATAGACCCGGTAAATCAGACTATAAAAGTAGGTAATGAAGATGTACAATTACGGATCAATGGCGTACGAGCCACAGTACAGGAAGTGGCAGCTCTTCGTTCGAAAGATATTCTGCGCGTGGAATATTTTGAAGATCCCGGCGTGCGTTTCGGTAACGAAAATGTAGGCGCGGTCGTAAACCTGATCGTGGACAGGCAAAAAGATTATGGAGGATATGTATCCTTCGATGGGCGTAATGCTCCTTATACAGGATTCGGTGACGACAATGTTACTTTTAAGATGAATAATAAAGCGTCGGAATTCGGACTTAATTATTACATAAACTACAGGTCGTACGACAAACGATGGCTTGAGCAGAGCGAACTATTGAATTTCCCGACAAATCCGGTTTCCCGGGAACAGAAAGGAATAGAAGCTCCGATGGCATATCAGTATCACCGTTTCAATCTGACATACAACCTGACATCTGTAGACAAATATGTACTCAATGTGGCTTTTAAAAATCAGCTTTATAACTACGACAATACAACCGATTTCAATAATTTCTACTCGGACAGACTAACCCCGACTTATTCCAGCTCGAAACGAAATGGATTAGAATACACTCCTGCTCTGGATATATATTATAAACAGGAATTAAAGAACAAGCAGTCGCTGGCTGTCAATATAGTGGGCACATACATCAACTCGGACAGTGAAAGCAACTATCTGGAGTCGGAGAGTTCTGTCCCACAAACAGAGATTTACAATAAAATAGACGGTAATAAATATTCTATTATCGGAGAAGCAGTCTACGAAAAGCAATTCGAGAACCTTACCTTTAGTGCCGGAGCAAAGCATACGCAGGGTTTTGCGGATAATACATACAGAGGGAATACGGATACAAAGACAGAAATGAAAAACTCGGATTCGTATGCTTTTGCTCAGGTACAGGGTAAGATCGCTAAAAAATTAGGTTATACTTTAGGACTAGGAGGCTCACGTATCTGGTTTAAGGAGGGAGAGAATGACGCATCATTTTATTCAATGCGCCCGTCAGTACAACTGAATTACCCATTCAATGATAATCTATCGCTAAAATATTCATTTGTAGTCAATAACAGAACCCCTTCTTTAGGGCAACTCAGCAGCGTTGAGCAACAGGTAGATGCTTATCAGCTCAGCAGGGGAAACCCCAATTTAAAACCATCCAATATATACAACAACAAATTGACATTAAACGTCAATAAAGGTTTCTTAAATATTAGTTCAACATTTGGGTATATGTATTTTGACAAAGTAATTGTCAACACATACGCCATAGAAGGGGATAAAATCGTATCTTATTCCGACAACCACAAAAGCCAGCAATACCTCTATTGGTCAGGAGATGTTACCGCAAAACTAATAAAGGATATATGGACGCTGACAGGATGGTTTGGCATGCAGCGCGATATCTTCAACGCAAATTCGGGAATGGCACATACTCATAATTCCATATATGGAGGATTTCGATCAAATGTATTGTATAAGAATCTTAGCTTTGTGGTTGGGGTCAATTCCCGATATAAGGAATTGTGGGGCGAATCTATTTACTACGGAGAAGACTGGAACTATGTAGAAGCCGGATATAAACATAAGGAAGCCAAGCTTTCGGTTGGGATGTCCTATCCATTCAAAGATTATTGGAGTTCGGGCAGCAAAAATATATCATCGGTAAAACCTTCAAAGTCGTGGATATATATAAAAGAAAATGGGCATATGCTCTATCTGCGTTTCTCTTGGAACATGTCTTTCGGACGAAAGCATGAAGCCGGAAAGAAAAGTCTGGATAATGCCGATACAGATAAGGGGATACTGTAG
- a CDS encoding TldD/PmbA family protein, giving the protein MIDNINRQNILQHFSVTENDLLKVISEALSKGGDYADIYFEHTFSNNISLRDGEVNRAASNIDYGAGVRVVSGDQTGYAYVENTNVNDLLKAARTSASIASMPTRSNNSIEIRESHFQNYYQVKKTWLGVSVEDKKIFVQKLNDRIFELDTRVIKVSVSLNDSTSYVLFFNSEGVLTWDYRPMCIMSGSCTMEQDGKIENGYCSRAYRKGFEFLNDELIETIAREAVAQTSLMFEAIKPKGGEMPVVMGAGSSGILLHEAIGHTFEADFNRKNVSIFSDQFGKRICMPGINIVDDGTIEHARGAINFDDEGVESQKTYIVKDGVLESYLHDRISAKHYGMEPTGNGRRQSFRYAPLPRMRVTYMEEGNTPEADIIASVKQGVYVDNFTNGQVQIGAGDFTFFVKTGYLIENGKLTQPIKDINIIGNGPKALADITMIGNNLKIDEGAWTCGKDGQGIPVGQGLPSVLVSKLTVGGE; this is encoded by the coding sequence ATGATAGATAATATAAACAGACAAAATATACTGCAACATTTCTCTGTCACGGAAAATGACTTACTGAAAGTGATCTCCGAAGCCCTGAGTAAAGGAGGAGATTACGCCGATATATACTTTGAGCATACATTCAGCAATAATATCTCGCTCCGGGATGGAGAAGTAAACCGTGCCGCTTCGAATATCGATTACGGAGCGGGAGTAAGGGTGGTATCGGGAGATCAGACCGGATATGCCTATGTAGAGAACACAAATGTGAATGACTTATTGAAGGCGGCTCGAACCTCAGCAAGCATTGCTTCTATGCCTACGCGATCTAATAATTCGATTGAAATAAGGGAAAGTCATTTTCAGAATTATTATCAGGTAAAGAAAACGTGGCTCGGAGTATCAGTTGAGGATAAGAAAATATTTGTCCAGAAGCTGAATGACAGGATATTTGAACTCGATACACGTGTTATTAAGGTATCTGTAAGTCTGAACGACTCTACATCATATGTCCTCTTCTTTAATTCCGAAGGGGTACTTACATGGGACTACCGTCCTATGTGCATTATGTCGGGCTCTTGTACGATGGAACAGGATGGCAAAATAGAAAATGGTTATTGTTCACGAGCTTATCGTAAAGGGTTTGAGTTTCTTAATGATGAATTAATAGAAACCATTGCCCGGGAAGCCGTAGCACAGACCTCCCTCATGTTCGAAGCCATAAAGCCTAAAGGTGGCGAAATGCCTGTGGTTATGGGTGCCGGCAGTTCGGGTATCTTGCTGCACGAAGCTATCGGACATACCTTTGAAGCTGACTTTAACCGAAAAAATGTATCAATATTCTCCGACCAGTTCGGCAAACGGATTTGCATGCCCGGTATCAATATAGTGGATGATGGTACAATAGAACATGCCCGTGGCGCAATCAATTTTGACGACGAAGGTGTGGAAAGCCAAAAGACATACATTGTAAAAGATGGTGTTCTCGAAAGTTACCTGCACGACCGTATCAGCGCAAAGCATTACGGTATGGAGCCAACCGGAAACGGGCGGCGTCAATCGTTCCGTTACGCACCATTACCTCGTATGCGAGTAACTTATATGGAAGAAGGAAATACGCCGGAAGCTGATATTATAGCATCTGTAAAACAAGGTGTGTATGTGGATAACTTTACAAACGGACAGGTACAGATCGGCGCCGGAGACTTTACATTCTTTGTAAAGACAGGTTATCTGATTGAAAACGGAAAACTAACCCAGCCAATAAAAGATATAAACATCATTGGTAACGGCCCGAAGGCGTTGGCCGACATCACCATGATAGGCAACAATCTGAAAATAGATGAAGGTGCATGGACTTGCGGCAAAGACGGACAAGGTATCCCTGTGGGTCAGGGACTACCTTCGGTGTTGGTGAGCAAGTTGACTGTGGGAGGGGAGTAG
- a CDS encoding MATE family efflux transporter: MLKTANIDELENKKISKLLWQYALPAIVGTMVNALYNIIDRIYIGHGPNLGDHAIGGLGIVLPIMNLTAAVGMLVGAGSASRISICLGRGDKETAEKIIGNSFLMTLILTGTLVTVLFMFLDPILMQIGATEETFPYAKEFLLYYLPGNIFLTMCFNFNSMMRASGYPTKAMYTMLIGVIANIIIAPIFIFVLEWGIKGAAIATIISMFIGLCFVMHHFMNQNSMLRLRKKNIGLNPKIVWAIASIGLSPFFIQVAASVVVFMLNNKLKVYGGNVAIEAYAIANTLVMIIIMVLVGLTQGMQPIVGYNYGAKRINRVKETLNYTIKVGVCIGVVGCAIGLLLPNVIVQPFNPSAPLAAEASKALRIITVMLPLVGFQIVVTNFFQCIGMAAKSIFLSLTRQFLLLIPALIILPHFFELNGVWFSLPVADGLSTLLTAGMFIWQINKFKKMETSELL; encoded by the coding sequence ATGTTGAAAACTGCAAACATAGATGAATTAGAGAATAAAAAGATAAGTAAACTACTCTGGCAATATGCGCTCCCGGCTATCGTGGGAACAATGGTCAATGCGCTATACAATATTATCGACCGTATTTATATCGGACATGGCCCCAATCTGGGAGACCACGCTATTGGAGGACTGGGAATCGTTCTTCCTATAATGAACCTCACGGCAGCAGTAGGTATGCTGGTGGGGGCGGGATCGGCTAGCCGGATATCTATCTGTTTGGGTAGGGGCGATAAGGAAACTGCAGAGAAAATCATCGGTAACTCTTTTCTGATGACCCTAATACTGACAGGAACATTAGTTACAGTATTATTTATGTTCCTCGATCCTATACTGATGCAAATAGGTGCAACTGAAGAAACGTTCCCTTATGCAAAAGAATTCCTTTTATATTATTTGCCGGGAAATATCTTTCTCACCATGTGCTTCAATTTCAACAGTATGATGCGTGCATCTGGCTATCCGACCAAGGCAATGTATACGATGCTGATCGGGGTGATAGCAAATATTATTATTGCACCGATATTTATATTTGTACTGGAATGGGGTATTAAAGGTGCTGCTATCGCGACTATCATTTCCATGTTCATCGGGTTGTGCTTCGTTATGCATCACTTTATGAATCAGAATAGTATGCTGCGCCTACGTAAGAAAAATATAGGACTGAATCCGAAGATAGTATGGGCTATCGCCAGCATCGGTCTGTCTCCTTTCTTTATACAGGTAGCAGCGTCAGTTGTGGTATTCATGCTCAACAACAAGCTGAAAGTGTATGGCGGTAATGTAGCCATAGAAGCGTATGCCATTGCCAATACGCTGGTAATGATTATTATCATGGTACTGGTAGGGCTTACACAAGGTATGCAACCTATAGTGGGATATAACTATGGAGCTAAAAGAATAAACAGGGTGAAAGAGACCCTCAATTATACAATAAAGGTAGGGGTATGTATTGGTGTAGTAGGCTGTGCGATCGGATTACTGTTGCCTAATGTTATCGTGCAACCTTTCAATCCTTCTGCCCCGTTGGCCGCCGAAGCATCGAAAGCTCTACGCATCATAACCGTGATGCTGCCATTGGTCGGTTTCCAGATTGTGGTTACTAATTTCTTCCAGTGTATAGGGATGGCGGCGAAATCGATTTTTCTTAGCCTAACACGCCAGTTTCTGTTGCTTATCCCTGCTCTGATTATATTGCCGCACTTTTTCGAACTAAATGGAGTTTGGTTCTCATTGCCGGTGGCAGACGGTTTGTCAACATTGTTGACTGCGGGGATGTTTATATGGCAGATAAACAAATTTAAGAAAATGGAGACTTCAGAATTGTTATGA
- the lysS gene encoding lysine--tRNA ligase yields the protein MNILELSEQEIFRRQSLEELRALGIEPYPAALYDVNAYSKEIKESFKDEAERRPVTIAGRIMGRRIMGKASFVELQDAEGRIQVYISRDDLCPTEDKELYNTVFKKLLDIGDFIGIKGFVFRTQMGEISVHAEELTVLGKSLRPLPVVKVKDGVTYDGFTDPEQRYRQRYVDLIVNEGVKDTFLKRTKVFNSMREFLNGHGYIEVDTPVLQSIPGGATARPFITHHNALDIPLYLRIANELYLKRLIVGGFDGVYEFSRNFRNEGMDRTHNPEFTVMEFYAAYKDYNWMMDFTERMLEKICMDVHGTTKVKMGKNEIDYKAPYPRVTMIDSIKHFTGVDISGMNEVQLRDVCKQLGVEQDETMGKGKLIDAIFGDKCEGNYIQPTFIIDYPVEMSPLTKKHRNNPELTERFELMVNGKELANAYSELNDPIDQRARFEDQLKLSEKGDDEAMFIDQDFLRALEYGMPPTSGIGIGMDRLVMFMTGQESIQEVMFFPQMRPEKVVKKDPVAKYTELGISEELVPVLQKAGYLTVEDLKDVNPQKIRQDLGDINKKHKLELALPSVEVIESWVKKIN from the coding sequence ATGAATATACTAGAATTAAGCGAACAGGAAATCTTTCGTAGACAAAGTTTAGAAGAGTTGAGAGCGTTAGGGATAGAACCGTATCCGGCAGCGCTGTATGATGTAAATGCATATTCAAAAGAGATAAAAGAAAGCTTCAAAGACGAAGCAGAGCGTCGTCCGGTAACTATTGCCGGCCGTATCATGGGCCGCCGCATCATGGGTAAAGCTTCATTTGTAGAGCTACAGGATGCTGAAGGGCGTATCCAGGTATATATCTCACGTGACGATTTGTGCCCGACTGAAGATAAAGAGCTTTATAATACAGTTTTCAAAAAGTTACTGGACATAGGAGACTTCATCGGCATCAAAGGATTTGTGTTCCGCACACAAATGGGTGAAATCTCTGTTCATGCCGAAGAACTAACTGTATTGGGTAAATCGCTTCGTCCGCTTCCTGTAGTGAAGGTGAAAGACGGGGTTACCTACGACGGATTTACCGACCCGGAACAACGTTATCGCCAGCGTTATGTCGATCTGATTGTCAACGAAGGCGTAAAAGATACTTTTCTGAAACGTACGAAGGTTTTCAACTCTATGCGTGAATTCCTGAACGGACACGGATACATAGAAGTGGATACTCCAGTATTGCAAAGCATACCGGGAGGAGCTACGGCTCGCCCGTTTATTACTCATCATAATGCATTGGATATTCCATTGTATCTGCGTATTGCAAACGAACTTTACCTGAAACGTCTGATCGTCGGAGGTTTCGACGGTGTGTATGAGTTTTCCCGCAACTTCCGCAACGAGGGCATGGACAGAACACACAACCCTGAATTTACGGTAATGGAGTTTTATGCAGCATATAAGGATTACAACTGGATGATGGATTTCACCGAGCGTATGCTGGAAAAAATCTGTATGGATGTGCATGGAACGACCAAAGTGAAGATGGGTAAAAATGAGATTGATTACAAAGCGCCTTACCCGCGTGTGACTATGATAGATTCCATTAAACATTTTACAGGTGTAGATATTAGCGGAATGAATGAGGTTCAGCTTCGCGATGTTTGCAAGCAGCTTGGCGTGGAACAAGACGAAACAATGGGTAAAGGCAAACTGATAGATGCCATCTTCGGAGACAAGTGTGAAGGAAACTATATACAACCTACATTCATTATAGATTATCCTGTGGAAATGTCGCCACTAACAAAGAAACACCGTAATAATCCGGAACTTACCGAACGTTTTGAATTGATGGTAAACGGTAAGGAACTTGCGAATGCCTATTCGGAGTTGAATGACCCGATAGATCAGCGTGCACGCTTCGAAGACCAGTTGAAATTGTCGGAAAAAGGTGATGATGAAGCTATGTTTATCGATCAGGATTTCTTACGCGCACTGGAATACGGAATGCCGCCTACAAGCGGTATCGGAATCGGTATGGACCGTCTGGTAATGTTTATGACCGGACAGGAAAGTATTCAGGAAGTTATGTTTTTCCCTCAGATGCGTCCCGAAAAAGTAGTGAAGAAAGATCCTGTAGCAAAATATACAGAACTGGGAATTTCGGAAGAATTAGTTCCTGTCCTGCAAAAAGCCGGATACCTTACAGTGGAAGACTTGAAAGATGTAAATCCACAGAAGATAAGACAGGATTTAGGAGATATCAACAAAAAACATAAACTGGAACTGGCATTGCCTTCAGTTGAAGTGATTGAGAGTTGGGTGAAAAAAATTAATTAA
- a CDS encoding NAD(P)H-dependent glycerol-3-phosphate dehydrogenase, whose product MSFPGKIAILGGGTWATALAKIMLNHEKHINWYMRRPEQIQDFKKTGHNPSYLSTVEFNLDRISFYSDITQVVEDSDTLILAVPSPFLKSHLEKLKTKISDKFIISAIKGIIPPENLLVTDYLTQFYDIPVENMAIVGGPCHAEEIALERLTYPTIACPDIEKAQAIAGIFNNRFVRASVSNDVSGIELAAVLKNVYAIASGICHGLKYGDNFQAVLVSNAISEMERFVDIVSPIERRIQDSAYLGDLLVTCYSSFSRNRTFGSMIGKGYSVKAAQIEMEMIAEGYYGTKCIREMNEKYNVNIPIADLVYRVLYENASAREGVKVLREQILK is encoded by the coding sequence ATGAGTTTTCCCGGTAAGATTGCAATTTTAGGTGGTGGAACGTGGGCGACTGCATTAGCCAAGATTATGCTGAATCATGAAAAGCATATCAATTGGTACATGCGCCGGCCTGAACAGATACAAGATTTCAAAAAGACAGGACATAACCCGTCCTATTTATCAACGGTTGAATTTAATCTGGACAGAATTTCATTCTATTCTGATATTACTCAGGTCGTTGAGGATTCCGATACACTGATCTTAGCTGTACCATCCCCTTTTCTTAAAAGCCATCTGGAGAAACTGAAAACCAAAATAAGCGATAAGTTTATTATTTCGGCCATCAAAGGGATTATCCCTCCCGAAAACCTGCTGGTTACCGATTATCTGACGCAATTCTACGATATCCCTGTCGAAAATATGGCTATCGTCGGCGGGCCTTGCCATGCCGAGGAAATAGCATTAGAGCGACTGACATATCCTACCATTGCTTGCCCAGATATTGAAAAGGCACAGGCCATTGCCGGAATATTCAATAACAGGTTTGTACGGGCATCCGTATCAAATGATGTATCAGGTATCGAGTTGGCGGCTGTGTTGAAAAATGTATATGCTATTGCTTCGGGTATTTGTCACGGACTCAAATATGGAGATAACTTTCAGGCGGTGCTGGTATCGAATGCAATATCCGAGATGGAACGTTTTGTAGACATTGTATCTCCGATAGAAAGACGGATTCAAGACTCTGCATATCTGGGAGATCTTCTGGTTACTTGCTATTCCAGTTTTAGTCGTAACCGTACATTCGGCTCTATGATCGGAAAAGGTTATTCCGTAAAAGCAGCCCAGATAGAAATGGAAATGATTGCCGAAGGATATTATGGTACAAAATGTATCAGGGAAATGAACGAAAAATATAATGTGAATATTCCTATAGCTGATCTGGTGTATCGTGTATTATACGAAAATGCATCAGCGCGCGAGGGAGTTAAAGTATTGAGAGAACAAATATTAAAATAA
- a CDS encoding glucose-6-phosphate isomerase, with protein sequence MDKVIKLDISKTLGFINQADINNQAALAKKCNEALHDGSGKGNDFLGWLNLPSSITDAELKDIEDTAKALQAKCEVIVLVGIGGSYLGSRAVIDSLSNAFDWLQRDRKTPVILYAGNNIGEDYLVELLAYLKGKSFGIINISKSGTTTEPALAFRILKAELEKTVGKEEAKHRIVAITDAARGALFTLATKEGFKKYVIPDNVGGRYSVLTPVGLLPIALAGIDIRQLVAGAAYMEKETAPAVPFEKNIAEIYAVTRNELYKTGKKIEILANFNPKLHYIAEWWKQLYGESEGKENKGIFNAAVDFTADLHSMGQWIQEGERSIFETVISVAQPNETLTVPTDEENLDGLNFLAGKRIDFVNKMAELGTQLAHVDGGVPNIKVELPKLDAYSIGQLLYFFEKACGISGYILGVNPFDQPGVEAYKKNMFALLDKPGFEKDSEAIKKRL encoded by the coding sequence ATGGATAAGGTTATCAAATTAGACATTAGCAAGACTTTAGGTTTTATTAATCAGGCTGATATCAACAATCAGGCTGCTTTGGCAAAGAAATGCAATGAAGCATTGCACGATGGTTCGGGTAAAGGAAACGACTTTCTAGGTTGGCTGAACTTACCGTCATCGATTACAGATGCTGAATTAAAAGATATAGAAGATACTGCAAAAGCGTTACAGGCAAAATGCGAAGTGATTGTACTTGTTGGTATCGGTGGTAGCTATCTGGGATCAAGAGCAGTTATCGATTCTTTGTCAAATGCTTTCGACTGGTTGCAACGCGACCGTAAAACACCTGTAATTCTTTATGCAGGAAACAATATCGGTGAAGACTATCTTGTGGAATTACTTGCATACCTGAAAGGAAAATCTTTCGGCATCATCAATATATCCAAATCGGGAACAACTACAGAACCTGCTTTGGCTTTCCGCATTCTTAAAGCAGAGTTGGAGAAGACTGTAGGTAAGGAAGAAGCGAAACACCGTATCGTAGCTATTACCGATGCTGCACGTGGCGCATTGTTTACGCTGGCTACAAAAGAAGGATTTAAGAAATATGTAATCCCTGATAATGTAGGAGGACGCTATTCTGTGTTGACTCCGGTGGGCTTACTTCCCATCGCATTAGCAGGAATCGATATTCGTCAGTTGGTTGCAGGCGCTGCATATATGGAAAAAGAAACCGCTCCGGCTGTACCTTTCGAAAAAAACATTGCTGAAATATATGCCGTTACACGTAACGAACTATATAAGACTGGCAAGAAAATAGAAATCCTCGCTAACTTCAACCCGAAGTTGCACTACATCGCAGAATGGTGGAAACAACTTTACGGAGAGAGCGAAGGCAAGGAAAATAAAGGCATCTTCAATGCTGCTGTTGACTTTACTGCCGACCTTCACTCTATGGGACAATGGATACAGGAAGGTGAACGTTCTATCTTCGAAACTGTTATATCAGTGGCTCAACCGAACGAAACATTGACAGTGCCTACTGATGAGGAAAATCTTGACGGACTGAACTTCCTTGCAGGCAAACGCATCGATTTCGTAAACAAAATGGCTGAACTGGGCACTCAATTAGCTCACGTTGACGGAGGTGTACCAAATATCAAAGTGGAATTACCTAAGTTGGATGCATACAGCATCGGACAGTTGCTATACTTCTTCGAAAAAGCATGCGGTATCAGCGGGTATATCTTAGGAGTGAATCCATTCGACCAACCGGGAGTGGAAGCATATAAGAAAAATATGTTCGCCCTCCTTGACAAGCCGGGTTTTGAAAAGGATAGCGAAGCTATTAAGAAAAGATTATAA
- the rlmN gene encoding 23S rRNA (adenine(2503)-C(2))-methyltransferase RlmN, whose amino-acid sequence MIEKKHLLGMTMDDFYGVAGECGLPRFAAKQIADWVYKKRVTSIEQMTNISVANRALLSEKYDVGRYIPLEFQQSVDGTVKYLFKTENDKLIEAVMIPEDDRATLCVSSQVGCKMNCLFCMTGKQGFNGNLSANEILNQLYSVREAENLTNVVFMGMGEPLDNYEQLKKTLEIMTADYGMAWSPKRITVSTTGVTPKLKRFLDESNAHLAISIHSPEKDQRLSIMPAEKAFPIAGVMDLLKEYDWTKQRRLSFEYIMFDNFNDSLVHAKELAQMLRGIECRVNLIRFHAIPNVDLKTSTKEKMEAFRDYLTSKGVTSTIRASRGEDIFAACGMLSTMKSKKNEE is encoded by the coding sequence ATGATAGAAAAAAAACACTTACTCGGTATGACCATGGATGACTTCTATGGCGTGGCCGGCGAGTGCGGTCTACCCAGATTTGCTGCAAAGCAAATCGCAGATTGGGTATACAAGAAAAGAGTAACATCAATAGAGCAGATGACAAATATCTCTGTAGCAAACAGGGCTTTGTTGTCGGAAAAATACGATGTGGGAAGATATATCCCGCTCGAATTTCAGCAATCTGTAGATGGCACTGTTAAATATTTATTCAAAACGGAAAACGATAAACTTATCGAAGCCGTGATGATACCCGAAGACGACAGGGCTACGCTTTGTGTATCTTCACAGGTTGGATGTAAGATGAACTGCCTGTTTTGCATGACAGGAAAACAGGGATTTAACGGAAATCTTTCTGCCAACGAAATATTGAATCAACTTTATTCGGTTCGTGAAGCCGAAAATCTGACGAATGTTGTCTTTATGGGAATGGGTGAGCCTCTGGACAATTATGAGCAATTGAAAAAGACACTCGAAATTATGACCGCCGATTATGGCATGGCATGGAGTCCGAAAAGAATAACAGTATCTACAACCGGCGTTACGCCCAAGTTGAAACGTTTTCTGGATGAAAGCAATGCCCATCTGGCAATCAGCATCCATAGCCCGGAGAAAGATCAGAGGCTATCCATTATGCCGGCAGAAAAGGCTTTCCCTATAGCCGGGGTGATGGACTTATTAAAAGAATATGACTGGACAAAGCAACGACGCTTGTCTTTTGAATATATAATGTTTGATAATTTCAACGATTCACTCGTTCATGCCAAAGAACTGGCGCAGATGCTCAGGGGAATCGAATGCAGGGTAAATCTTATACGTTTCCATGCGATACCGAATGTGGATCTGAAAACATCGACAAAGGAAAAGATGGAGGCATTCAGGGATTATCTGACAAGTAAAGGTGTTACTTCGACCATACGCGCATCGCGCGGCGAAGATATATTTGCGGCGTGTGGCATGTTGTCGACAATGAAAAGTAAAAAGAATGAAGAATAA